agtatgtaattGACATTAGGGTGGATGTATCAGGCAGGGTAACTGCACCAGAGCGTCTGGAAGCTCCAGTGGAGAAGCCCTTCACTCTGACCTGCAGTGTTTCCAGGGAGCGAGGTGAATCCCTGAGGCAGGTGCGCTGGCTGGATGTCCAGAACCAGACCCTGCTGAGCTACCAACCCGGCAACAAAGACAGTGTGAGCGGACAGCAGCATGTGGAGCTCGCTGCATCCCCAAAGGACACCTCAGCCATCACCATCCGCAGGGTGGGCTTCCGCGATGAAGGCTGCTACACCTGCATCTTTGACATGCATCCTTCTGGTTCAAAGCAGGGACAGACCTGCCTCACTGTTACCGGTGAGTAAGGCTGTTAACGACAACTACTTtgattttaatgaataaaaaaatcacttttggCAAACAGAAGAACACCTATATGTTATTGTTTAGATAATACCTACATATGTTTAATCTGAGAATCCATAGGATCACTAACAATACATTACAGAACATAGATTGTGATCTGAGTGGAGGATGGAGGCAGATGAACACATGCTTTGTAGCACGAATGAATGACTTTTGTAGAAATAAACTGATTCTCTTCCTGTCATAAGCAATATATTAAATGTGAAAGAACGATTACTAGATAATGGAATTAATGGTAATGGTATCTAATTAATGAACAAGCACATATTGTATGAGATTATTGGCACTATACTTAATTgcagaaacatttcaaaagggagggatttactgtttttctttaaaaatacacaaggTGCTCAAAAAACTGTTTGCAATGGAACAAAATCTTACaaaaactacaacacacacatataaagttCAGTGAAAGTTTTCAGCCTACGatgcaaaacaggaaatgactctGCTATTGTGGCCAAGTTGAGAAATGGTCCTGGTGACACACTAAAGGCAGACAGCTCTCACCCATGAGACGACCTGGGGAGCTCATATATCCAGAATCCAGATGCTCAAATCAGATAAGGTGTCCTATCCTCTGTCTGATACAGAATCAATATCATTCACATCAAGCTGTTTATGAGTTTGAGAGATTTGTTAGAGAACGCTACCGATATAAGTGAGGAATTCCACAACCAAGTAAATGTTCTTACATCAGTTTCCATTGTGTCTGCCCCTGTTGATGTTTGGCTTAACTGATCTTGGACGCACGCCTTTTGCACCAGCCCATTAGAATTAAAGAAAACCAACTCTCCAATAGACTCCAGGGATAGGTACTCCTCCCCACAACCTGAACATCAATCTGCTGTGGGGATTTACTGAGAAAATATGTGCATACAGATGTCCCTAACCACCCCTAACCTCCGAACACAAGTTGATGAGTCTGTTGAGGCTCAGCCAGTCATGTTAATAAAGAGCtgtggagcagagggagaaggagggcTCATTCTACTAACCAGAAACAGCTGGTGCAGATTCCAGTGACTGGTTTTTGTTTGGGTGCCTCATATTTCTGAATATTAACATTGTCCTGTTTTTCACCCTCTGTCTCCTTGTTCTTCTCGTTAACTTTTTTCCCCATCCATCATTCTTTCACTGAATGgtggccttttttttctttttttcttttactctcaGCACAAGTCACAGTTGACAACAACAAGACAGCAGTAAGCGGCAAGAAGGCGTCCCTCTCGTGCTCCTACGGTTTGCCCGAAAAGGTGCAGCAGATCCTATGGAGATACACTCCTGCACAAGGAGGCTCCACAGAGGTGGCCTCCTTTGCAAAGCGGAGTGACCCCATGATTGAGCCACCGTACCAGGGAAGGGTCTGGCTCAGTGCCTCCCTGTCCCATAGCCAGCTCACCATCCAACCTGTGTCTATCCAGGACGAGGGCTGCTACACCTGCCTGTACAACACACATCCTGGCGAACCGAAGAGCTCCACAGTTTGCCTCTCCACCTATGGTAAACATCTTTTTAGCTATTAGTGCTGGTGATGATTTTACATTGCAAACAATATTTAtaaaatgcccacagaaaaatGCAATGGGTGTGCAAACCCTGAGTTCCCCCTTTGAAGAGCAGGTTATATATGTACAAAACACTGGCCATAAAGCTGGGTTAAAGGATATGTTCAGACTTTTTCAATACTGTCTTAATACAAAATTCACATGCTCATTATGTACATTGAAAGTGTTATTAGCTACTATGATCATTCCTCCTGCTCAGGTTGTGACGTCTTCCCTTCCTACAAAATCAAAACTCCTCATCCTGTGCAAAATGCTTCTGTAACCGAAGATCGTATTTAGGAAATAAGCTTTCTCAAGTTCTTGTCACGAGTTACAGAGGAAAATTGAgaccactctcatatctgtatgataaatatgaagGTACTGCCggcagccggttagcttagcttagcataacatAAAGGCAACTTAGACTGGCTCTGCGTAAAGGtaatagaattttaaaaaatccaaactattccttttacTGTCAGCTGAAGTTAAGATGAGGCTTTTGCAGTCTGAGTTTGCCAAGTCAAGTGGGTATCTGGTGGTCACTTGTAGTTTTACTAAACAGTCTGTAATGTGATTTGTCTCACATTAGCTTCCTGAAATGTGTAAACTTCCTCTATAATCTCAAAATACAGCTAATGAAGCTACTAATGCTTTTGGATATCCAGTTGTTAGTTTATGGGTTACCCAGTGATTAAATGAATCGTTGAACAAGTCGTTGGtagcactagatgaaaagtcagtgaATCTTCAGCGAGCTTTACACTCCTTCCAAATTGTTGGTCAGGTGGTCGGATAGCTTCGGAAAcaccccatacacacacacacacacacacacacacacacacactcacacatacacacacacacacacacaaacacacacctttcagGCATCGGATAGGgggtgtctgtgtctgtccattTCAAACCAATGAGccgacattcacacacacacgtcacaccATGATTGGCCAGCTATGCAGAGGTGAGAGAGTGGGCTGGCGTTGTACATACGCTCTCCctagctctctttttttcattttttacacaaCATGTGACAACTATTTGTGGCACTTTTCATGTGGACAACCAAGCGCACCACTATAAATGTCTTCCAGGAGGGACCATGTGAAAATGTATGCCATTATCctcttatgtttttttaaaaaagctatCACCCTCCATAATCGCTTTTCactctgacttcctgtgtggCTGTAAACACTTCATGTCAGTTTCAAAGGCATTTCATCACACTGACAGTTTGCCCCAGACTAAAGTGTTAGACCAGCACTTACCCACGCCTCAAGCCCCAGTATATGACATTCAGATCAGATAAATCTATTGGTTGCCAGTGCTATAGCTGCTACTCCAGTCATCAGTCTTTTGCTGCTTTGTTTCACAATAGTGTCAATGTTGTGCTAACCTCAGTGAAAGACTTCGGCTTTTTGTTTCAATCAACAATAAGTATGAGTCTTTCAGCTGCACATTTTTGCAGGGTAGCTGTGAGTGAGCATGTCAGACCAGCTCTTGTGGGAGAAATAACAGAGGCAGACTTTAGTGTGAATGCAGGGAGACTTAACCCTGGACTTTGTGTCTATAGGAACGATAGGTACCCTTGGGATTTAGAAAGGAATGTTCATCTTTTCTTCCTGAAAGTAGCTGCTGAACATTTTCATGATACAGCAGCAAAGCTAAGCTGTCGGATGATTTgtgagcacacaaacactgagcagtGTGTCCATGTGAAGAATGGGCCATTCGAAAGAATGatggaggcagggagagaggtCCTGATGCATGACTATGTCAGTGTTTGCAGCAGACAGTGATTCCCTCTgtgctttgtctctctctccttttgctCATTCGCTTTCCCACTTTTCTCCTGCTCCCTTTCTCTCACAGTCATCTCAACTAACAGATGTGCTTTTGTTGGAAATTgaactgtacagtacagtaggtGTTTCTAATAGTGGGGCTCAATTagcattaatgtgtttttttttcttgttgctcTTTGCTGCCAACAATCTTCCACCCTCATCCCACTCTGGATGACGTGATGCTGGCCTCCTTTACTCACATCTCACACATGCTGTCCAAAAACAGTAATCgccaatacacacacagacacacacacactcttcttaTTATTTACTAAAATAGACTAAGGTAGGTGACTCCAGGTGATTACATGACTCCAGATTGTTTGCAACATTGTTAAGCTTTtagaaaggtcataaaaatcataatttgtCCTGTAATGCAATTGCCCTTCAAAAGTCATTCTTTGGAAATTTAATTAGTCAGTAGGTTAAATTCAGCAAGGGATAAAGGGTTCACttcaaatgtacagtataaaatgtacaaaatgtcagTGGTGAAAGACATGTTTAGATCCTTTACTTATGTAAAAGAAGTAGTAAAccagtgtaaaaatacttcataaCAACTAAAAGTCTTGCATTCAAAATATTCCTTGTCTAAAGTACATGAATAAACTAAAGTATACCAAGTAAGTGTCAAAGGTAAAATTTTTTTAGAGAAATGCCCCCAATGAGTGTTATTATACAGGAATTTTAGTGCTGTAGTTGGTTGCTAAGATGAAGCTAAATTTAGCTTCTTTATGTGCTATGGGCTAATTCAATctataaaaatgcatcatattcCATGAGCTCATCAatggttttgtgtgtaaaatactATTTTGCAAAGTAAAGTACAATTAATTCTAACTGTGCAATCTAATTCTAAGTAATAACCATAATTCTTAAAAAATTCACACCAGCTTTGTTTTATCATTCATAGGAGATTATGGTTTGGATTGTTAACAGACTTTTTTCCTGTTGTGGTTTTACCCACCCAAAAATCTGATACTATCCAGACCGATAGTGGGTGAAGTTCATCACCTAGAACTGTGAGAAGACGTTGAAACTATGAGGGCCAAATATCTGTGGCTAAATGTGTTCTTGCCAACAAAAATGTTCTCGGTTCCAGTGCATCACATTCCTCCTTCAGCCACAGATAATTGAAAACAGCCACAGATTCACTTATGGATCTTAAGTGTGCAGGAATTCACATACCTTAACTGATCCAAAGGCTTCAAGGGTTTTCCCAGGTATCTTCTTAGCAATTTATCCAAAGAGACTTTGAATATTTACAGACGCACACCTAACTAAAATCTGAATTTTGTCCAATTTGTGGATTAGAGTAATATGTTTCATATGTCCTGTCCCACCagcatactttatttatttcacttagTGTATCATAATGTGATAATATTTCCAAAACCCTCAGGCTTGTGCATTTCACACACAGTACAAGAGaacaaaggaaggagggagaatgTATTAATACATTATCATTTCAGTGAACCTGTCATATGTGCCATATACATCTATGTGTGCACCAGTGTGTTATGATGGTTGCTGTAGCTCTTCCTCTTTATTTCCCACAGTGCTGCCCAAACCCCAGGTGAGCTACAAGACCACCTCTCCAGGTGTGATCGAGGCCAACTGCACCTGTGTGTCGCGTCCCCCGGCAGAGATTGTGTGGAACGTGGAGACAGATAACCGCACCATGGGCCCCCCTGTGACCACACAGCTCCCACAGGGCGACGGGACCACTCTGGTCATCAGTACACTGACCGTCCAGTCCGGGCTGCTGAAAGATGTGTCCGTCAAATGCTTGGTGCACCACAAAGGGCTTGAGTCACCGATTGCTGTATCCATGAACACTAAAAGTGAGTTGGTGTCAGTGAACCGTCGCTTCCATGTGGATCTCCATTTCAAAATTTTGAATAGCATTGTGTCCTCATTTGTCCAGGCCTGCACCTAGCCTCATTACCTGCCTACCTTACGACAAGCCCACAGAGAATACTAGAGATTGTTAGATTGTTTTTGACTGCCATGATTACAGAAGTCCTCATACTTGTAACAGTGATTTGGCTGAAAGATATAGTTCAGCATTTCAGCTTTCTCGACTTTCTGGCaaagagtcagatgagaagatcaaaACCACTCTCATCTCTATCCAATaaaatgaagctacagccagcagctgcttagctgcaaagactggaaacaaggagAAACAGCAAGCCTGGCCCTGTCCTAAGATCCACCAACCAGCACCTCTacagctcattaattaacatatTCAAtccaattcagttttattagtatagcaccaaatcataacaAACATTATCTCAAGGTATTTTACAAGGTAAGATCAAGACCTTTCAGTGTTATAGACAGAAATGCAACAGTTCTCACAATGAGCAGCACTTGGCTTTATAAGGATTAAGATCTAATATCAATTAGTATGTTAGAGCTGGTTTTTGTGGCTATTGAGGTGCAGCAAGGTGGATTTGGTATCTTCAGACAGTTTCCCTCCTTTTTCAGTCTTTGTCCAAAATTGAGCTGAGTTGATACTGGCTAGCTTCAtgtctatatatacacacacactgacacgtATATACATAGAGCATATACTGTATAGGTTTTCATGCAGCTAATAGTGCAGGAggaaatgtgatgtgtgtgactgttatGGCTTTATACTGCTGAGTTCACCTTCTTTTCATGGGTCAAGAGTGCACATTTTACAGAAATCAAATGGTATCACTCCAGATTATATCACAAATTCAATCAGTGACGGTACATAAAAGTAAAGCAGTGGTCAGACCAGCAGAGGCCTGAGCTTCTTATATCTTCAATCTGACTTCTACAAGGCTTGTATTTACATAGtgtagtttatttaaaaaataaacatctacCAAGATATGGACTGACAAAactgcttctctgtctttctccctcctaGTTGGGACGGCTCTCACCATCCTGATCTCAGTCACCACAGTAGCAGCTCTGTTGGTCATGTCCCTCTGCTTCTGCCTTTGGAAGTGTTTTTTGCGCAAAGAAGGTGAGTGTGTGATGCCTgttgtatgttttcatgttctctCAGTGTCAAGGTTTATATCAAACACTGAGAATTGAGAATtattaaacacacaatgaaacagCGTCCATGTTGTTTGTGTCCAAGAATATGGAGACATGGAGCCATATGGAGCAGTAAACACCAGAGCAGTAGTACTATATCCTTCCTGATGCTGACGTTCTCCTGGCTCAACTGATTTCCATCCAGACCGCCACCATTCTAATGAACTCATGAAATCATTTGAAGGTTAATAAAATTTCATGTTTAGGGATCCCTCCGCATTGTGGATTGTGGCAAACTGCCCAGGTGCAACAGAATCAATGAAAAGGAACAGTGGCCCGTTGGGATGTGCACCAACGCTAACTATAAACACTTGTTCTATTAATAAATAGAAGTCAGAAAGGCAATACTCAGAGGGTGGGAGTTGTGTCCTGTTTCATTTATGCCCTGAGATTTTATGTAGACACAATACTCGtatctgctgttttgtttaacaGGCAGTAATAGCATGAGCTGACCTTAAAGTTGCACTAATCATGTTGTATGTTtacattaacaatggatcagATGACTATGCGTAAATTGAAAAAAAGGTCTGTGACAAACCCACAGGTTATGGCCTGACTTTGCAGTTctcctcagctctacagagccTTTTAGTCTCATTTAAAACATGCCAGCCATGTCAAAACTATGTTTTTTCTACCTGCACTCCATCTGCACTTTACTTGCACTTGAAATCactgcttcctgtctgtgcatgaaagaaaataagtacAGTAGTGCGAACAGAAAGAGGGAATCTGTACATATTCGCCAAAGCAGAGCTCAAAACTGTGCCTCAGTAGAGAAGGTAACTGAGACACTATCTGTAGTGATGCGGTCTGGTGCACACAGTTATTTGTGAAAGTTTACTTTTATACTTTAGGAAGTGCGGCACTTGCCAGGGATCCTACTCTCTTCCCATTGGCTCACAGAGCTGGGGTCCTCATACGTTGGACCCTTCTCCTGATGCCACTGCCTCTTCTTGTTATAATGAAGAAGAAGCTATGATGCTATGATTTAGGCAGAAATGTTATTTGCCTTGCACGTATGCACCTtattaaaaagttttaaatataACTGTATGCTCCAGACTCCATCACTGCAGATCATGTATTGTACAAGCACAGACAGCGGGAGTATCTcagtatacagtacatttctaattaatatttttccaTACCAGTATGAATCTAGCTACTGAATATGCGGCTGTGATGTCTCTATTTTCTCTAGGATCTTAATTGAAACGCTTTGATGGTTCCTTTGATGGTTACCAGCTTCGTCATTTTCTCACAGCTGCACCAAGTcagatttaaaatgacattttacagtaaaattaaCTGTAAAGTGCttcagaattttaaaaaaagtaatctTCAATGTTGTGTCATTGCTTCTGCTCTCTTCGTGCATTTCTTTTCAGTGGATTAATTTttcagaccagaccagagccTGAAAAGAAGAGGCAGTGCTTCTCAGAGCCAACCTTGCAGAACTGATTccctgcatcatcatcatcatcaatatcatcatcatcatcttggTACAAAGGGAAGATGTTCTGACACACCTCTATACAATCCTATTTATGAGCACCAACCGTAGGACATTCAACTCTGCTCTTCTGCCTCTACATCTGACTCTCATATAAAATCCAGGCTGTCCTCACATGAAGGCTGTGTGGAAATGTGTGACTGgatcatgtttttctctctggctctgtaaTTGATTCAGTTGATAGCTACAGAttccacaacaaacagcagagtcaCTGAAATTAAAGTATAGCgattttgtttttacaacatcTTTCATGTCTGTAAAATACTTTCCTccgtttgtctctgtcttttacCTGGTCCTTAGAATAACTCTGgtgtcattttatatttttcatattcaagaaatctcatgaaaagaccaaaaaagtGACATGAACATGAGCACTGTTGTTTAGTTTACATCGACACTATAGGCACCATTGTGCTTCTGTAAATTCTCACTATCataccaaatgtgtattaatctgtggctgaaagtagtccccaacaaatgcactatttactgcTGTTTGAGTAGCATTTACTAAAAACTATAGTGCTCAGCTGTATTAGGAAATTATTTAGCTTTTTTAGATGTTGAAcccacattttcatgccttattttaaaaagtttgtgtCTCAGTTACATTAATTCCCACGGCAAACCAGTATTGTAGCAATGGACTAATGATGATTGATATACACTGCTCAGTGTTTGATATATTTGGTACGTTCATGGGATTTGTGACTATagtaaaaatatagaatattgccagccttatttattaaaataacacagCTAACTGTCAATATGAGCTTCCGCTTAAGGGTTTTCTTGTCCTTGTACCTGTGTATTGTGAAAGCTGGGTGGGGTCATGGGTAGTCTTCATAAGATAAACTAAAATGACTGCATGCATATGTCTTGTTTATATAATATCTATTGCAAACTTTTCTACATgttttggctgtttgtgtgtgtgtgtgtgtgtgtgcgtgtgtgtgtgtgtgtgtgtccgtgtgtgtgtgtgtgtgtgtgtgtgtgtgttctgtgagtGTGGAGAGATGTTAAATTCCATGGACAGATAGCTTGAATCAATTCCCAGAGGAAGCGATGCTGAAACCTTTTCGGTGCCTCTGAAAGGAATGTGTGTCTTGTTGCCAGTCTACATCATAGAGTCGGATGAGGTCCTGTGTGAACTCTGGTTGGGTTGTGTGGATTTTGAGGTGGGGTGGCTTACTGGTATATTATTTGGGGGCTGCAGGTAAAACAACCAAACAAGCCACTCTGCTCCTCTAAAACTATGCTTGAGCAAAACCCTAAAGGCCAGCTCTCATTTCTGTTGCTCTGGATCAAAGCAGCGCCTACATCgctaaaatataatgtaataatgctTCTGGGATATATTATGTTTGTACATCTACATGCACTTACAAATGTAAGCTTCATCCTGAAATAGTCTTGCATATCAAAGCATAGGATTTGAAtctgtcatttatttactttatcaGCAGGAGAATGACATGCAGGTTATCAGACTTTAAGCTCAGTTAGCTTACACTACAATAACTCTGAAATATGTTTCAGATTACTTTTTGAATAAATGGAAATGTGTTGCAGCATTCAGTCCTGTATAGTGCAACTGTAGcccagaaaaaaagaggaaaagatgaaacAGTGCATTATGACCAACTATGTAAACTTGATATAATAGATACaacaaacagaataataaaaatataaaacataataagTTTCTAAAGCTTGATCAATTTAAAATCTTGCCACTCTTCCAGCTTTTTCAGCTTAGCTTTGTACATTGGAttcataaagacataaaattcCTTTCTGGTGTGCCACACCTGCCTTCCAGATGCTCATTTTTTGAGGCCTTTTTCATCCTAAGCCAGGCGGGTTAcggtgcaaaaaaaacaaaaaacacacacatgttgtgcacacacacagcttgctgcacatttcagttgttttctgaTGTATTCATACGCTCTGGGATAACACACAGTATTTATTAGTtctgtgatatatatatatatatatatatatatatatatatatgtgtgtttgtgtattcaaCTCAGCacttgtataaatatataacataaataCAGTTCATATCAGCTTACAGCTAGAATTCATA
This genomic interval from Seriola aureovittata isolate HTS-2021-v1 ecotype China chromosome 11, ASM2101889v1, whole genome shotgun sequence contains the following:
- the zgc:113337 gene encoding OX-2 membrane glycoprotein; translated protein: MKKMMIQASCRKSLQVCLLLLLVGGLQGRVTAPERLEAPVEKPFTLTCSVSRERGESLRQVRWLDVQNQTLLSYQPGNKDSVSGQQHVELAASPKDTSAITIRRVGFRDEGCYTCIFDMHPSGSKQGQTCLTVTAQVTVDNNKTAVSGKKASLSCSYGLPEKVQQILWRYTPAQGGSTEVASFAKRSDPMIEPPYQGRVWLSASLSHSQLTIQPVSIQDEGCYTCLYNTHPGEPKSSTVCLSTYVLPKPQVSYKTTSPGVIEANCTCVSRPPAEIVWNVETDNRTMGPPVTTQLPQGDGTTLVISTLTVQSGLLKDVSVKCLVHHKGLESPIAVSMNTKIGTALTILISVTTVAALLVMSLCFCLWKCFLRKEVD